CCTGCGCATCAACGTGACCGGCGTCGGTCAACATCCGGTCCACTCGGTCAAGCTGCATCTGCAGGTGGCGTCGGCGACCGGCTCCAACAGCAACTCCGGCGGGCAGATGCACGCCGTCAGCGACTGCTCGTGGGGTGAGAAGACGATCACCTGGAAGAACCAGCCTGCGATGGGCCCCGTGCTCTCGACGGCGGGCAAGTGCGGCTTGAAGCAGCCCGTCGAGTTCGACGTCACGTCCGCCATCCACGGCGACGGCGTCTACTGCTTCGCGCTCGACAGCACCTCGACCGACAACGTCAACTACAACTCCCGCGAGGCCACGACCGGCAAGCCGTCGGTCGCCCTCGAGGTGGAGCCCGACTGCGGCTGCGGGCCGGCTCAGGTGCCGACCACGACGACCACCACGACCCCGGCGCCGGGCGCCACCACCACGACCACGCTGGTGACCGCGGGGCCGGTGGGCACGGTCCTGGCCGATACCTACGTCCAGTCCGACCTGCCAACGACGAACTTCGGGACGAAGCCTCAGATCTTCGTGGACAACGGCACTGCCACGAACCCCGGCACCATCGGCGTGCAGCACACCTTCCTCCGCGTCAGCGTGAGCGGCGTCGGCGCGAGCCTCGTCACCGGCGCGCACCTGAAGCTCCAGGTTGCGAACGTGACCAACTCGGGAAGCGTCACGGGCGGGACCATCCACGCGATCACGAACTGCAGCTGGGATGAGCACACGATGACGTGGAACACCCAGCCGGCGATCGACGGACCGGCGCTGGCGACACTCGGCGCCTGCGCGACAGGTCAGGTGGTGGACTTCGACGTGAGCCCGGCCATCCCGGGCGACGGCGTCTACTGCTTCGCCATCGATACCACGAGCACCGACAGCGCGATCTACAATTCCCGCGAGGGGAGCGGGGTGCCTCCCGCCCTCGAGGTCCACGCCACACCGTAACGAGCTGACCCATGATGGAGGAGCGGTCGGCGCGCCGATCGCTCCTCCACCCTTCTCCGCGGCCGCTTTCCCTGCCTCGATCAATCACCCCTCAGACAGCCTCCCTCCGCCTTGAGCGGCATACGGGAATTTCGCGGCACGTTCGCGCGTATTCGATAATTTACAGACTCTCTGGAGACAAGTAGGGAGCGAGGCGGGGGGAAGGGAGAACCAATGAGAACACTCTGCGCGATCGTGTCTGTGCTCGGAGTATGCCTTCTAACTAAGACCGCAGCCGCAATTACGACAGCAACTTGCTTCACGCCACTGTTCGGCGTGGGACCCGTCAATCCCGTGCACGGATTCCCTGACTACTATCAGGATTCGACGGGCCTCGCCCTGCAGTCGTGCCTGGATGCCGTCTGCGGCGGCGCCGGGTTCGCCCTCCCTAATCCGAACCTTCCACTTTCGTTCCCGGACAACTTTCCGGTCGAGATCTTCTACTCGCGGGCCATCGTCAAGATGACCGTCGGACCGATGCTCGCCACCTACGTAGCGGCCCTGGAAGGGTCCTTCGCGAACGGCGTCCAAGCCGTCCCGGGCGACCAGGTGGTGTTCAGCCGCATCCGCGTCAAAATCCTCGGTGCGGCGCCCGGCGGCACGTACACGGTCACGCACCCCTACGGGGTGGAGGTGCTGCAAGCAGATAGCCTGGGGACGGTGAACTTCACCCAGGACAGCCCTCGCATTCCGGTCGGGGCCGCGGGGCCGGCTGCCGCCTTCACGCCGCCGATCACCGCCGGTCGGGTCGGACCGTTCCTGACCGCACTGGCACCCGCGCCGCTGCCCGGCCTGGTCGGCAGTCCGGCCGCGAACCAGACGGTCATCGGCAGCACCTGCGGTACGAACTTCGTTCGGATCGAGGGTCCGGGCTTCCCCGCCGGTGGGCAGCAGACCGACCAGTTCAGCACGATCATCGGCAAGATCGCGCACGTCTGTGGCAACGGCGTCGTCGACCTCGGCGAGCAGTGCGACGACGGCAACCTCGCCGCGGGCGACTGCTGCTCGCCGACCTGCCAGTTCGAGCCGGCCGGCCAGGCCTGCGCCAACAACCCGTGCATCAGCGGCAGCACCTGCGACGGCGCCGCCGCCTGCGTGGGAGGCGCCCCGAACACGCTGCCCTGCAACGACGGCAACGCCTGCACCACGGCGGACACCTGTGCGGGCGGGGTCTGCGTCGGCGGCCCGCCGCCCAACTGCGTCGACGGCAACGTGTGCACGACCGACACGTGCGACCCGGCGACCGGCTGCGTGAACACGCCCAACACCGTGCCGTGCGACGATCTCAATCCCTGCACCTCCGGCGACACCTGCGCGGCCGGCGTGTGTGCCGGCACCCCGAACACCCTGTCCTGCGACGACGGCAACGCCTGCACGACGGCGGATACGTGCGCGGGCGGCGCCTGCGCGGGCGGGCCACCGATCAACTGCAACGATGCCAACGTGTGCACGACGGACTCGTGCGACCCGGCGACGGGCTGCGTGAACGCCCCGAACACCTTGCCGTGCAATGACGGCAACGCCTGCACGACCGCCGACACCTGTGCCGGCGGCGCCTGCGTGGGCGGCCCGCCGCCCCCCTGCCCACCGGCGGTCCCCGCCGCAGCGGTCACGGCCGACGCCTTCGTGAACTCCGGCAGTCCCACCAGCAACGCCGGCGCGAGCACGGTCCTGGTGGCCGATGCGAGTCCGGTGAAGCGCACCTTCCTCCGCATCAACGTGACCGGGACCGGCACGCATCCGGTCACCTCGGCCAAGCTGCATCTGCAGGTATCCTCGGCAACCGGCTCCAACAGCCTCTCCGGCGGACAGATCCACGCCATCAGCAGCTGCGCGTGGGGCGAGCGCACGATCACCTGGAACAACCAGCCCCCCATCGACGGCCCCGTGCTCGCGGCGGTGGGCAAGGTCGCCTTGAAGCAGGGCGTGGAGTTCGACATCACGCCCGCCATCCACGGCGACGGTGTCTACTGCTTCTCGATCGACACCACCTCGACCGACAACGTGAATTACAATTCGCGCGAGGCCACGACGGGCAAGCCGTCGGTGGCGATCACGGTGGCGCCCGACTGCGGGTGCGGGCCGGTCCCGGTGGCAACCACGACCACGACCACACCCGTCGGTGCCACCACCACGACGACGCTCGCGACTGCAACGGCGCCGGTTGGCACCGTTCTCGCCGACACCTACGTCCAGTCGGATCTCCCGACCACCAACTTCGGCACCAAGACCCTCCTCTTCGTGGACAACGGCGTCGCCTCGAATCCCGGCACCACCGGCGTGCAGCATACCTTCCTCCGGGTCAGCGTCAGCGGCGTCGGCGCGCAACACGTCACCGCCGCCCATCTGCAGCTGCAGGTCTCCACGGCGACGAATGCAAACAGCGTCACGGGCGGGACCATCCACACCATCTCGAACTGCAGCTGGAGCGAGACGGCGATGACGTGGAACACGGCGCCGGCCATCGACGGGCCGGCCCTCGTGACGCTCGGCCCGGTGGCCATCGGTCAGGTCGCGGACTTCGACGTGACCTCGGCCATCTCGGGCGACGGCACGTACTGCTTCGCCATCGACACCGCCAACACCGACAGCGCGATCTACAACTCCCGCGAGGGCAGCCTGCAGCATCCGGCCCTCGTGGTCCAGACCGCGCCTTGAGCGAGGCACGGTGATCGGCCGGGGACGGGTCCGCGCAGTCGGCGGGCCCGTCCCCAGCCTTGCCACGAGTCCGACCGCCCCCCTGCGCCCGCCTTCGCCCGCTTCCCCCTGAGCAGACCCTCCGACCGCCTAGTCCCAGCGACGGGCCCACCGCACCGCCTTCCCTTCGGGAGCTCGACACGGTGGCCCACGAGACCAGACGACCTCGGCGCGCCGCTCACCTCGCAGTGCGCGTCCATAACACGCCCGACGCCGTAGGTCGTGATCCCTAGAAACCCTTATCAGATAGCAGGTATTTGCGAATTTACAGGTGTCTCGCTCCTCACTAAACGCACGACACAGAGGATATCATGTCGGGGGCCATGAGCTTGAACGTGCGCAAGTACAACGCGGGTGACAAAGCAGCACTTTCCCTCTGTCCGAGGGACCACTCGAGCACGCTAGGCTACATGGCCGAAGAGAAGTCCTCGCAGGCTCGCCTGCCGGAGAGTCTGGCCGGCCCGTGGTCCCTCGAACGGCCGCATCGCGACACTCCTCGAGTTCCGGACGGCCGCGACAGGGAACCCGCGCTGCCAGGGCGCAACGATCAATGGAGGATCATTTCAGCGAGCAGCTCTTCCCGCGTCGACGCAGGATGTATCACGCGGCAGCCAAAGGAGGTGGATGACCGGCGCTGACACAGCTCGCTGAAACATCTCGGAACCAAGAGCAACGACAAATAACGAGAAACAAACGCAACATGAACCGCGAACCCGGTCCCGGGGGGGGGCTGGGGGAGCAAGAGGGGAAGACAATGCAACGACTCACAGCAACGATAACAAGCCTGGTCCTGCTGCTCGGCGTGGCGAACTACGCGGCCGCGAAGGGCGGACTGCCGCCGGTACAACCGGTTGGGGGCTGCGCCAAGGGGATCAACCTCACGGCCTCGCCGGCCGGTAAGGCGATCGCGGCGTCGGGAAAGGCCCGCGTCCGGGCGATCCCCAATGCTGGCTTCCTGAACCAAGATTTCGTGGTGGAGATGGCCGCTGTCGTCCCCGACGGGACGACCTTCATGGTCTTCGCCAACGGCCTGCCGGCCGGCACGATCACCATCGTGCTCGGGCATGGAAGGCTGGCCGTGACCAACGTGCCCCCGAGCGTTCTGCCAGCCGGCACGGATCCGGTCTGCTCGATTCTCCCCGTCATCGTCACCGACGGCGCCGGAAACACGATCCTCAGCGGTAGCTTCTGAGAATCATCGGCGGGGGCGCACCAGGCGCCCCCGCCGACGGTGTCATCGACACCGCCAACACCGACAGCGCGATCTACAACTCCCGCGACGGAACCGGGCAGAAACCCGCCCGTGTGCTCCAGGTGTGCCCTAAGCAGGTGACCGATGATGGAGGAGCGGTCGGGCCACCGATCGCTGCTCCATTTTTTGTGCGCGGCCGCTTTCCCTCCCCTCGCCATCGCAATGAGCTGTCTCTTCGTTGTCCACCGCAAGCTCCTCTCCTCGGCGACCGGCAAGCGGGTGAAACGCCCCGTTGGGGCACATCCCCCACCCCACCGGCCACCGGCGCGATGTGCCGCGGGCGCCTCCGTCAAGACCGCGTCGTGCGCGCTCCGCCCGCGCTACGGAAAAGCCCCAATGCGCCTTGGGAGAACTCCTCCTTGGCGTACCGCTTGCACGAGGCGGCCGGCGTGCATCGCCATGCGGTGCAGTGAAGCGAGAAACCTACATGCTCGATCAGCACCCGCAACCTCGGCCGCGTCCCCAGCAGGACCTGCCCGACCCCGGCCGGCCGGCTGGCCGAGTGCACGGCGGTTCTGGATTCTGGCGCATCTGCGCCAACCTTTTCGAGTTAGCGAGAATCCCGGACCCATTCAGGGGTGTCTGCCAATTTACAGCCTCATCCCGCGCCCACTAGAAACCAAACGCCACAGAGGCCCTCATGCCGTCCGCCATGAAGTTGAACGTGCGAAGGAACAACGCGGGTGACACAGCACCGCACCGCATCGATCGATGCAACCATTCTAGCACGCCAGCTCACCGCAGCGGCCTGGGAGCCTTGCAGGCTCATCACCTGACGCACGGCCGAACATTTCAGCGCGCCGGCCGGCGTGTCGACGGGGGGGGCGTCACGTGGCGGCGAAAGGAGGTCGATAATCGTCGCGAACGGGCGCCCTAAATTCTCGCAACGAATAAACGAAGCCAACGATAAACAACACGAAGCATGAACTCCCCGCGGCGTGGGGGCCTCGGGGACACAACTAGGGGGAAGACAATGCGAGCACTGACAGCAGCAACACTGGGCCTGGCGATGATGCTGGGCGCCGCAAGCTCCGCCTCGGCGGACTGTGACAAGACGATCAGACTCCTCGCCTCGCCGGCCGGGAAGGTGATCGCGGCGGACGGACGGGTACGCGTCCGGGCCAAGACCGTATCGCCAACCTTCGTGAAGCAGAACTACGTGCTCGAGATGAGCGCCCTCGTCCCGAACGGCACGACCTTCATGGTCTTCAACAACGGCCTGCCCGCCGGCACGGTCACCATCACCTTCGGTGTCGGCAGACTGGCCCTGGACAACGAGGCCGGACACGTGCTCCCGGCGGGCACGGATCCGGTCTGCTCGATCACAACCGTCATCGTCACCGACGCTGCCGGAAATACGATCCTGAGCGGCACCTTCTAGGACTCTGCGGCGGGGGCGCATCGCGCGCCCCCGCCGACAGGGTGACCAAGGGGTCGGCAGGGTTACCGGGAAATCCCACAACAAAAAGGACGAACGATAATGCGCAGAAATATCATCGCTATGACAATCGGCGCCGTGCTCTTGGGCGCGGCGGTATACGCCGCATTCCTGCTCCGGGTGACGCTCAACCGCACCGCCGGGGAGGATCCCAGTGTCTCGGCAGCGTGCCTGTCCGTCGGGGACGCGCGCTGGGACGGCGTCCTCGCCAGGATCAGTCTGAACAACATGGACCCGGCTCGGTTCCCGGCCGGGGCCGCCTGCCAAACCGAGGCAAGGATTGGCGGGGTCACGAGGACCGGGATCGCGCTGGCCGCGGTGCCCTCGGAGGGCTGCCTCCCGATCGTGCCCACCACGAGCTACGTCTTCAAGACGGCCACGCTCGTCACCCCGGGCACCAACGCCCAGCTCCGCATCCGCTGCGTCGACGCCGCCGGCGTGCGGCACGAGACCCAGTACGCGGGGAAATTCTAATCTCGCAAGGTGGAACAGCGGACCCATGCACGGCCAAACCTGCATCCAGACCACTGTCGGCCGTGCATGGGCCGCTCTTCCGCGTCAGCGTCCGGCGCATGACATCCTGAGTTCACCCGGGGTTCCCGCACCCACTCAGGGGGTTTTGCCAATTTACACCCCCACCCCGTGCCCAGTAGAAGCCAAACGCCACTGAGGCCCGCATGCCGTCCGCCATGCAGATCTGTCCTCGCTGTGAAGCCGCAGAAGCCCGGCTCTTGCGGCGCCCGAACCATCACCCGCGGGGTGGCTGGCGCTCCATTGCGCTCGCCGTCCTGATGCTGGTGTCGATCGCGCTGGCGGCACTCGCAGGATAGCCCGGCCCGCCAGCTCGCGGCCCGCGATCTGCAAGAGGCCGGGCCCTGAACCCGACTGATGCGGGATCATCCTCGGGTCGCGCGCGGGAATCCCCAATTGATGGGCGTCTCTGCCTTCTGGCAATGTCCCACTGGCATGGAAAGGACGGCCTCGACCATGGGACACACCACTGAGCGCAATGTTTGGAGCCCGGACTGGGGGACAGCCGTCGTCGTCGATCCGAAGGCGTTGCGACGCCTGGAGGAAGACAACCGAAGGCTGCGCGGCTGGCAGCGCCGGCGAGCAGTGGCCGCGGCGTTTCTCCTCGGCGCGAGTGCCCTGTCGGCATCGATCGCCTACCGGCAGTACTCCTTCGTCAGCAAGCTACGCCTCAAGTCTCACGAGTGCCGCCAGAATGCGACGCGTCCAAACATGGCCCCTTCCCGCGCCAGCCTGGAGCCGTGAGAACATCTCGGATGCGGCCGAGCAGGCTCGGACCGTTCATCGAGCGGAACTGGAGCCCGGGCTGAATCTCGCTGCGCACGCGGACGCAGATGTCGGCTGAGGCCCTGCGCTACGACTCGCGCCACCAGCGGCTCATGTCGAGCTCGACCGCGTCGAACGGCTCGGCACGCGCCGCCATACTCCCGGCATGCGTGCTCGCCACGACCCAGCGCCCGCCCTCGAGGCGGTAGACCTCGACCGTGCGCGGGCCCGGGTCCACGATCCAGAGATGCCCGACCCACTCGCGAGCGTACACCTGCATCTTGCGGCCGCGGTCGAGAGCACCCGTGGAGGGAGAGACGATCTCGCAGGCCCAGTCCGGGGGCAGCGACAGCGCCGCCGCGTCGGGTATGGCCGGGAGCCGCTCGCGTCGCCAGCCCGCGAGGTCGGGAACGAGGACGTCCTCCCCAAGGTGCAGCTCCGGCTCGTCCAGGATCCACCAGCCGCCAGGAGCCGTAGCGCCCTCGGGAGGGCCACCGAAGGCCCCGATGAGCGCGAAGCCGATCATCGAAGACGCCAGGGCGTGGGGCAACGCCGGCCGCGGGCTCGTGAAGAGCTCGCCGTCGATGATCTCGGCCACGAGGTGGTCGGGCACCTTGCAGAGGTCCTCGTAGGTGGCCCGGCGCCGCTCGTTGCTCACGTGTACGACGATAGCATGGGGCGCACGCCGCGGACCACGCAAGGCACTCCCGCTGCTTTCGACTAGCCATCGGTCCGCGGGAACGCCGGCCGTGGCGAGGCCGCCGAGCTGTTCGCGATCCGCTAGCTACTTTCCGGTGCAAAACCCCCCGGATCGTAGCGGCGACGTCGAGGGCCCATTCGCAGGAAGCTGACGACTCGTCCCGTCGCGGGGGCGGCTCGTCTGTGGGCTCCCTAGTAGCGGCCGGAGGGGAATCGGACGCGGACGGCCGCCACCGCGATGGCCAGGCCGAGCACCCAGTCCGTCACGCGCTCCTTGCTCCGCATGCCGCGGCCGAGGCCGCTATCACGCGTCACCGGCGCACGCCAACCCCGCGGGACCCGCATAAACGACGACGCCCCGGGCGGCTTCTGCAGCCCGGGGCGTCGTGACCTGCTATGGGCGCGTGGCTACTACTGGCAGTTCGGGTAGCCGAAGACGCGCGCGCCCGTCGCGTCGCGCACGATGGAGACCGGGCCGAAGGGATCGAACGTGAGCGGGAACTCGTTGACCGCCGGGGTGTCGTCGAACTCGATCTCACCCTGGTTCTTGCTCACCACCTTGATGGTCCCGCGCTTCAGATTCCCGTCGGTATCGGTCACGAACACGCTGTAGTTGCCGTTCGGCACCTTCTTGATCTGGTAGCGAACATCCCGATCGCAATCGAGGTGCACACGTACGCGGCGGGTCCCGGTGGCCCCGCGGATCGCGCCACAGTTCACCAGCGAAACGGTGTTATCGATCGCCTGGCAGCTGCTGCCGCCGCCGAGCGTCGTCGAGGTGGTGGAGCTGCCGCCGAGGCTGGTGGACGTGCTGGTTGAGCTGGTCGTTGTGCTCGTGGACGAGCTCGTCGACCCGCCGGCGTTCTGGCACGCGCTGTCGTTGCTCAGGCTGTAGGCGAGCCTCGTCCCCTGGAAGGAGAGATCGACCTCGGTGCCCACGTCGAAGGGGAAATTCAAGGGGTGCTCCCCCGCCTGCGGGTTGGTGCTGTATTCGATCTCGCCCTGGCCCAGCGAGTCCACGGAGATCACGCCGCGGTCGACTCCCTGGATGATGACGGAATAGGGTCCCGATGGCGCATTGGAGATCTCGATGCGGACGTCGTGCACGTTCCCGGTCTCGATGCGGAAGCGACGTTTCGCCTGGCCCGGGAACCCACCACAGTTGATGAGGAGGACGTCGTCCTCGAACGTTGTCTTGGCCGTCGCGAGCCAATTCGATCCGAGCACGAGGAGTCCGAGGACGAGGATCTTCAACACGTTCTTCGATGTCATCACTTCACCTTCCCGTCTGCGCTGTCGCGTAAGGCGTTGCCGTTTGACCTCTCTCCAGCAACCCACATGCCGACGGCAGAAGCGTGGGCAGACGTGGCGCTCCCGCGACGGCGTCGCGGGTTGGCGCACCCAGTGGGTGATACCCGGCCCCACCCTGCGCGCCCCTGGGGGATATCCCCCAGCGGCGATCGACCGCCGCCGCTAGCTTCGCCAGCCGTCGCTGGTTCAGACGAACGGCTGCGCCGCCGCGAAGGCGGTCAAAGAACACGTTATTATAGCCGCGAGCTAGCGAGCATAGAGGAAGACAACCGGAAGCTGCGCGGCTGGCAGCGTCGGCGAGCCGTGGCCATGGCATCTCTCAGCACGGGTCTCGCGGCGACATTCATCGGAGCACGGAATCCGCCTCGTCGCGCTTGATCGAGGGTTGAGGCCCGCCGTCGTAGCGACGGCCGGGCCCTCCTGGACACCGGGAGTCGCCGACTACGCCAACACCACGGCAGGCCGCAGCTTCGCGTGCGACAGGTCTGAGAACGGGAACGGAACGAGGACTACCGCGCCCGCTGTAGGTGCACCCACGCCGCGTCCTCCTCCGCTCGCCCCCAGTCGGCTGCGAGCGCCCGCTCGCTGAGAAGTGCCCTCTCGGTTGCGGACGCGGCGTCGTCGAGGATGATGACGAGTGCCCGACAGGCAGTTGGGAGCTGCACGGGCTCGAGTAGCCGGACCCGGCCGTCCGGTTCGATCATCGCCTCGATGGTGGTCAGCATGGGGTGCAGCCTCCATGTGTCAGTGTACACGACGCTCCCGGTAGGGGGTAGTGTGGATTTCGTGGCCGCATGGGCCGCAGGGATGCCGTTCGGGGGAATAGGCGAAGCGTGGCATTCGGGTGGCGGCGACAGGCCGGGGGGAGATCGGCGTGCGGCAACTGTGCATCGGTCTTTCTGGCGGAGCGTGTTGCCGCCGAGCACCATGCCAATGCAACGCTGGCTAGCGCGCGGCTCGAGCGAACCGGCCGTAAAACGGCTCGTGATGGCCGGGCGCGCGTGGCCGTGGGCCGCTCAGCCGCGGGGCGCTAGCCGCCTACGGCACCGCAGGTGCAGTCGGCCGCACAAGCCCCGGGACAGGCCGAATCGTCGGTCCCGTCGCACGATTCCGCCGCCTGGTTCACCACGTTGTCACCGCACGTCGGCGGCGGGGCACAAGTGCAGTCCGCTTGGCAACGGCCGGGGCAGGCGGAATCGTCTGCTCCGTCACAGGATTCGTTGGCCTGGTTCACCACGTTGTCACCGCAGACGGGCAGCCGGGCGCAGGTACAGTCGGGCCGGCAGCGACCGGGACACGTCGAATCGTCGGTCCCGTCGCACGATTCCGTCGCCTGATTCACTACGTCGTCCCCGCACGTCGGCGGCGGAGCACAGGTGCAGTCGGATTGGCAGCGGCCGGGGCAGGCGGAATCATCCGCTCCGTCACAGGATTCGTTCGCCTGGTTCACCACGTTGTCGCCACAGACCGGCGCCGGGGCGCAGGTACAGTCCGCCCGGCAGCGCGCCGGACAGGCCGAATCGTCGGTCCCGTCGCACGATTCCGTCGCCTGATTCACCACGTTGTCCCCGCACGTCGGCGGCGGGGCACAGGTGCAGTCGGATTGGCAGCGGCCGGGGCAGGCGGAATCATCCGCTCCGTCACAGGATTCGTTCGCCTGGTTCACCACGTTGTCGCCACAGACGGGCAGCGGGGCGCAGGTACAGTCCGCCCGGCAGCGGCTGGGGCAGGCGCTGTCCGCCGTCCCGTCGCAGTGCTCGCTCGCCTGGTTCACCACGTTGTCGCCACAGACCGGCGCGGGGGTGCAGGTGCAGTCCGCCCGGCAGCGACCGGGGCAGGCGCTGTCCGCCGTCCCGTCGCACTCCTCGCTCGCCTGGTTCACCGCGTTGTCGCCGCAGACCGGCGCGGGGGCGCAGGTGCAGTCGGCCCGGCAGCGGCCAGGGCAGGCGCTGTCCGCCGTCCCGTCGCACTGCTCGCTCGCCTGGTTCACCACGTTGTCGCCACAGACGGGCGCCGGGGCGCAGGTGCAGTTCGACCGGCAGCGGCCGGGGCAGGCGCTGTCCGCCGTCCCGTCGCACTGCTCGCTCGCCTGGTTCACCACGTTGTCGCCGCACACCGGCGCTGGCCCGCACGTGCAGTCGGAACGGCAGCGGCCGGGGCAGGCGCTGTCCGCCGTCCCGTCGCACTGCTCGCTCGCCTGGTTCACCACGTTGTCGCCGCAGGTCGGGGGCGGAGCGCAGGTGCAGTCCGTCCGGCAGCGGCCGGGGCAGGCGTGATCGTCCGTCCCGTCACACTGCTCGTTCGAGCAATTGACGACGTTGTCCCCGCAGCCCGGCAGAGGCGCGCAGGTGCAGTCGGCGCGGCAGCGGCCGGGGCAAGCGCTGTCGGCCGTCCCGTCGCACTGCTCGCGCGCCTGGTCGACCCGGTTGTCGCCACAGACCGGCGGCGAAGCGCACGTGCAGTCCACTCGGCAGCGCCCGGGGCACGCACTGTCCGCCGTCCCGTCGCACTGCTCGCTCGGCTGGTTCGCCCGGCCGTCGCCGCAGAAGGGGACGACGGGCGGCAGGACCGTGAGCAGCACCTGAGGTTTGCCGACGGCTGCTTCCTTCGAGTTGTACTCGACGTTGTTCAACGACGGAGTATCGAGCGCAAAGCAGTGGACACCGTCGCCGCCGATGGCCGAGGTCAAATCGAAGTCCACAGCCTGGCTCAGCAGGACGGGTCCTGCCTGACCGAGCAGCGGACCGTCGATCGCCGGCTGGGTCTTCCACGTCATCGAGAGCTCGTTCCAGCCGCAACTCGTGATGGCGTGCAGTCGGCCGCCCGAATCGCTGCTCGCGCTCGAGCCTTTGCCCACGACGAGCCGCAGGCGCGCGGCGGCGACGTGGCGGTCTCCGACGCCGTTGACGCGCACGCGGAGGAACGCGCGGTTGAGGGGGCTCGCATCGACCTCGAGCACTGGGCTCTTGCCGTAGTTGGTGGTCGTCGTGGCTGCGCTCACCGAGGTGTCGGCCTCGACCACGGCCACCGGGGGCCCGCACGTGCAGTCGGGCTGGCAAAGGCCCGGGCATGCGCCGCCGTCGGTCCCGTCGCACTGCTCGCTCACCTGGTTGACGACGTTGTCACCACAGCGGGGGAGCGGCGCGCAGGTACAGTCACGGCGGCACCGCCCGGGACATGCGGCGCTGGAGGACCCGTCGCACTGCTCGCCGGGCTGGTTCACGAGGTTGTCAC
This portion of the Deltaproteobacteria bacterium genome encodes:
- a CDS encoding DNRLRE domain-containing protein, giving the protein LRINVTGVGQHPVHSVKLHLQVASATGSNSNSGGQMHAVSDCSWGEKTITWKNQPAMGPVLSTAGKCGLKQPVEFDVTSAIHGDGVYCFALDSTSTDNVNYNSREATTGKPSVALEVEPDCGCGPAQVPTTTTTTTPAPGATTTTTLVTAGPVGTVLADTYVQSDLPTTNFGTKPQIFVDNGTATNPGTIGVQHTFLRVSVSGVGASLVTGAHLKLQVANVTNSGSVTGGTIHAITNCSWDEHTMTWNTQPAIDGPALATLGACATGQVVDFDVSPAIPGDGVYCFAIDTTSTDSAIYNSREGSGVPPALEVHATP
- a CDS encoding Uma2 family endonuclease → MSNERRRATYEDLCKVPDHLVAEIIDGELFTSPRPALPHALASSMIGFALIGAFGGPPEGATAPGGWWILDEPELHLGEDVLVPDLAGWRRERLPAIPDAAALSLPPDWACEIVSPSTGALDRGRKMQVYAREWVGHLWIVDPGPRTVEVYRLEGGRWVVASTHAGSMAARAEPFDAVELDMSRWWRES
- a CDS encoding DNRLRE domain-containing protein translates to MRTLCAIVSVLGVCLLTKTAAAITTATCFTPLFGVGPVNPVHGFPDYYQDSTGLALQSCLDAVCGGAGFALPNPNLPLSFPDNFPVEIFYSRAIVKMTVGPMLATYVAALEGSFANGVQAVPGDQVVFSRIRVKILGAAPGGTYTVTHPYGVEVLQADSLGTVNFTQDSPRIPVGAAGPAAAFTPPITAGRVGPFLTALAPAPLPGLVGSPAANQTVIGSTCGTNFVRIEGPGFPAGGQQTDQFSTIIGKIAHVCGNGVVDLGEQCDDGNLAAGDCCSPTCQFEPAGQACANNPCISGSTCDGAAACVGGAPNTLPCNDGNACTTADTCAGGVCVGGPPPNCVDGNVCTTDTCDPATGCVNTPNTVPCDDLNPCTSGDTCAAGVCAGTPNTLSCDDGNACTTADTCAGGACAGGPPINCNDANVCTTDSCDPATGCVNAPNTLPCNDGNACTTADTCAGGACVGGPPPPCPPAVPAAAVTADAFVNSGSPTSNAGASTVLVADASPVKRTFLRINVTGTGTHPVTSAKLHLQVSSATGSNSLSGGQIHAISSCAWGERTITWNNQPPIDGPVLAAVGKVALKQGVEFDITPAIHGDGVYCFSIDTTSTDNVNYNSREATTGKPSVAITVAPDCGCGPVPVATTTTTTPVGATTTTTLATATAPVGTVLADTYVQSDLPTTNFGTKTLLFVDNGVASNPGTTGVQHTFLRVSVSGVGAQHVTAAHLQLQVSTATNANSVTGGTIHTISNCSWSETAMTWNTAPAIDGPALVTLGPVAIGQVADFDVTSAISGDGTYCFAIDTANTDSAIYNSREGSLQHPALVVQTAP